A window of Thermincola ferriacetica genomic DNA:
TAAAGAGGGTCAGTGAAGCTGAAGGGACCGGCGCCGATTTCCTGATCACAAACTGTGCGGGATGCGGTTCCCAGTTTAATGCCACCAGTTGCGCCATGCAGACCAGGGTACGCCAGAAAGACTTTACAGACCTTGTGGCGGAAGCCCTTGGTATTGAAACGGAAGACCAGACGGAAAATATAGGCAGGTTCATGGGGGCGGCTGTAGAGATGCTGCAGACAAGTGCCATGGTGAAAAAGAGATAAAAGGGCAGTGAAAAAACTAATAGGTTTCCAGGGTGCCGACAAAAGTTATTCTACAAGGTATGGGGAGGTTACATGTTTGTAAAATCATTTAACCTCCCCTTTTTCTGTAATGTATCTTTGACTTAAATCTGAAGAAAGACCTCATTAATTTCTTTTTCAAATTGCCGGACAATAGCCTCTGTCTGTTCTTTATCCCACTGCTTTCCTCTTTCCAGGGTCTCCAGAGCATTTTCGAAAATGCCGATTAACAGCCTGTTAATCCGAGCATATTTTTCGCGGGCATTCTCCGGTTCCGGGACTTTACCGCCCCAGATTCCGGCCATACGGTTAAAGAGGTAATTGGTAACCTGCCGCATCAAGTCAGCAAGTACCGCCACCTGTGTATCGGCAAATAATGCTACCCCTTCATAAGAGGAATTTCTCTCAAGCTGCAGCCGTCCCTGCTGTTGCAGGTGCTGAAAAGCCGGAGTGCCTTTTAACACAATCTGGTGGTGGTACAGGACATTGGCCGTAACAGGCAGGTTATGCAGCAGGTCATTTCTCAGGAGAAATTCAAAATTACCCCTGATATCTTCCAGGGTCGAATCAGGCTCAAACATGATAAAACCGACATTGGGTTCCAGCCCGTTTTTCCGGAGGATGCGGATGGCTTCTTCGTTCTGGGCCACAGTCGTCATTTTATTCATTCTTTTCAGCGAACTGTCCTTGCCGCTTTCCAGGCCAATCAGGATATGCCGCAGACCGGCTTCCCGCAGTGCGGCTATGGTTTCGTCATGAATATCATTTACCCGCCCTTCAATACCAAAGCGAATTTGGCGTGGTTTCAAGAGGGCGGCCAAGCGCAGCGCCCGTTCCTGGCCTCTTTGGCCCGGGCCGAAGAAATTGGGGTCTGTAAAATAGAAATCCCTGACACCCCGTTCGGCAATAATTCCGTCTATCTCCGCCACGATATTATCGGGGCTGCGTCCCCGCCAGCGGGACCCGGCGCCATAGAAAGGATTGATATAACAAAAAGTGCATCTCCCATAGCAGCCCCGGCTTCCCTGCAGGTTTACCTCCGGCAGGCGGTACATGGCTTCGGTACGTACCGGGGTAGGGAGCCGGTCTAAGTCTGCCAGCACTTCGCGCCGCCGGTATTGAACGCCGGTACTGTCTCGTACGGCCAGTCCCGGCAAATTGACAGGGCTAACCCGGCAGGAGAGGGCTTCCGCCAATTCGACAAAAGTTATCTCGTGCTCGCCTACAATGACCGAATCAATGGCCGGACACTCCTGTAAAATATCGGTATAGGCGATGGTGGGGTAGAACCCGTAAGCTGTTATATAAGAAGTAAGTCCGGCGTTTTTGACTTGCTCCAAAAAACCGTAGAGGGCCCGGTCAGTTTGCCAGTGGTAGACCATATGAACGCCTAAGACGTCAGGTTTCCAGGCGCTTACTATGTTTTCAATTTCAGCGTAAGAAAGTTTGTCCAGGTACCCTTCCACAATTTCTACTTCATGCCCCCTGCTGTTTAACATGGCGGCGGCATAGCCGGAAAGCAGGCATGACGACAAGGGGGTATTGGCAATATCGTTACAACGTTCCGGCTCAATACTTCGCGGGTGTTCGAGCAACAGTATTTTCATTTGAATGTGTCACCTCCTGCCACATAAATACGTTTCTGGCTAATTGGATAGTTTCCAGCTTATACCGGAACCGGTCAAAGGGTTGCGGGTTATAATATGTAGGGTAGAGTAGGTCGGTATCCGGACCTATGACCCCTTGGGCCCGGGCCATTTTTTCAATGGGTGTGCCCGGTAGAATGCGGATATTGTTCAATACCACCGTCCCCAAATTCCTGCGCTTGCTGTGTATCTCGTAGATTTTTTCCAGGAAATCTATACTTTTCCGGCAGGTTCTTTCTGTTTCCCCGGGGACATTAACCATAAAATGGTATACGGTGGTAATCCCTGTCTGCGCTGCCAATCTGGCAGCCTTCAAAATGTCTGCTTCATTTAGGTTTTTCTGCAAAATATCCAAGGCTTCCTGGCAAAGGCCGTCCGGTGAAAAAGAAAAACACTCACAGCCGGCTTTTGCAAACAGTGCTATATTTTTTTCATTCAGTTGGTCTTCCCGCATGAATCCGTCCCAGCGCACCGCCAGTTTTCTGCGAATTAATTCGTGACATATTTCTTCCAGGTGGCCCTGGGGAATGTTCAGGACGGGGTCAGTAAAGTGGAAACTTGTAATACCGTACTCTTTATGTAAAACCTCTATCTCGTCTACAACGGCTTTGGGCGGTCGGCACCGCAATTTCCTGCCCTGTAATTTCGGATAAACACAATAGGCGCAGTTAAAGGGGCATCCCCGCTTTGTTTCAATACCGATGGCCGGAACGTAGCTGTTTATATCCAGATAAAGGGATGGATTAAGGAGTTGGCGATACGGTGGGATGTAGTTTGCCATATCGAACTCGCGGGAAGGAGGGGTAACCCGTATTCCTTTCCCTTCCCGCAGGCAGAGCCCCGGTAATGGAGGAGGGTTATCCAGATTATCGAGCAACGCCGGGAAAGTAACTTCCGCCTCGCCGACAACACCGTAATCTATTTCCGGCAGTTCAAGCATAAGCCGTTCCGGAAAGAGGGAAAATCCGGTGCCGCCGGCAATAATCCTGGCTTGCGGCAGGACTGCAGCAATAAGCCGTACCGCAACGACAAAAGGGGGAATGAGGGAACTGGTCTTATTGGCCAGGGGATCTATATTTCTCAGAGATATCCCCACCACATCGGGCCGGAAAGCCAAAAGCCTCTCCTTAACGGCTCCGAATGGGTCAACTTCCAGATTCATATCCACTATATCCACCTGATGTCCACCCTGTTGCAGTTGACCGGCCAGGGTGACTATGCCAATGGGGTAGACCTTTTCCTGGGAAACCCCTTCGACAGAAAGCGCCTGGATCATCAAAACACGCATGTTCATCACTCCAATAATAATAAGGCAAAATATGTTACAAAATCATTTTTGTCTTGCAATACCTCCAGATGAAAACCTGCCCGCCTGACTGTGGCAAAGACATCGATGCCGGCTCCTTCCATGGAAGGCCTGGCATCCCTGGTATTCCGGCATTTTCCGTCTGTAGCACAGGAATCGCACAGCGAGCATGGCCCCGCCCAGAAAACGAAGGCTTTATGGAAACCAGCTTTAAAAGCTTCCCTTTCAGCCCGGAGTACACGACGCTGAAAATCCCCTGTTGGAGGCTGACCTTTTAAAAGTAAGGCCCGGCTATAATCTTTCAATAAATCCCTGGTTTTTTGCGGAGGCAGGCTATTCGGCGGGCAATGGCCTTTGCCGTACCCGCTGCAGCCAAACCGGCATTTCACGTCGGCCCAGTCAGTTACATGTACCATGTCTGTGGAAACAGGGCAGACGTCATCAAATCCCAGGGTTTTTATAGAGGACACTAATCGGTCTACAGGTTGGAGGTGTAACCTGGCCAGGGCTCTTTTATTTTTGCCGGCGATAATTAAGGCGGTATCTGTCTTTAATGGAATAAGCTCTGTCTTGTAAAGATTCAGCCGGGCAAGTTCCTGCATGACCCGTTCACAGGAAAATACCTTTCCGTTATATGTATTGATGAACATATTTAAATCAAAAAGGGCTGCTTTTTCCGGGTAATGTTCCAGGAAAAAGTCATGAATGACCAGCAAACCGTTGGTTTTCAGGCAATCGGAAGCCCTTTGCAGGATACCGGTAATCTCTTTTTCTGAATAGGCATGAATAATGTTAGAAAGGATAACCAGGTCAAAACCGGCTGTGTCTACGGGCCAGTCTTCCAAAATATTGGTTGGACAAAAGGTTATCCTTTCAACCAGTTTTTCAGCCTGCATAAATTCCTGCGTACAACTCAGCACTTCGGGCAGGTCCAGCAGGGTAGCGGTCATGGCCGGGAAGCGTTTCAGAAAACCTGCTGCAATAGCTCCTGAACCGGCCCCTACATCAAGGATTTTCCCGCTCATAGAAAGACCTGCAAAAAAAGGCATGATTTCCTGTACCTTGGTTCTGGCCACCCGGTCCATGGCGCTGATATACATCCTGATCCGGTGGGTCCGCTGTGCCGGGTCTTCTTCGGATGCCCCATAATTGACCCTGCCCCCGGCCCGGAGGCAGCTTGCCAGGTCCTGCCACCGGGAGACCAGGTATTTTCGCCACAAGATGGAATCTCCCTGGTAGTTCTCTTTACCTGCCA
This region includes:
- a CDS encoding B12-binding domain-containing radical SAM protein translates to MKILLLEHPRSIEPERCNDIANTPLSSCLLSGYAAAMLNSRGHEVEIVEGYLDKLSYAEIENIVSAWKPDVLGVHMVYHWQTDRALYGFLEQVKNAGLTSYITAYGFYPTIAYTDILQECPAIDSVIVGEHEITFVELAEALSCRVSPVNLPGLAVRDSTGVQYRRREVLADLDRLPTPVRTEAMYRLPEVNLQGSRGCYGRCTFCYINPFYGAGSRWRGRSPDNIVAEIDGIIAERGVRDFYFTDPNFFGPGQRGQERALRLAALLKPRQIRFGIEGRVNDIHDETIAALREAGLRHILIGLESGKDSSLKRMNKMTTVAQNEEAIRILRKNGLEPNVGFIMFEPDSTLEDIRGNFEFLLRNDLLHNLPVTANVLYHHQIVLKGTPAFQHLQQQGRLQLERNSSYEGVALFADTQVAVLADLMRQVTNYLFNRMAGIWGGKVPEPENAREKYARINRLLIGIFENALETLERGKQWDKEQTEAIVRQFEKEINEVFLQI
- the bzaD gene encoding B12 lower ligand biosynthesis radical SAM protein BzaD; translation: MRVLMIQALSVEGVSQEKVYPIGIVTLAGQLQQGGHQVDIVDMNLEVDPFGAVKERLLAFRPDVVGISLRNIDPLANKTSSLIPPFVVAVRLIAAVLPQARIIAGGTGFSLFPERLMLELPEIDYGVVGEAEVTFPALLDNLDNPPPLPGLCLREGKGIRVTPPSREFDMANYIPPYRQLLNPSLYLDINSYVPAIGIETKRGCPFNCAYCVYPKLQGRKLRCRPPKAVVDEIEVLHKEYGITSFHFTDPVLNIPQGHLEEICHELIRRKLAVRWDGFMREDQLNEKNIALFAKAGCECFSFSPDGLCQEALDILQKNLNEADILKAARLAAQTGITTVYHFMVNVPGETERTCRKSIDFLEKIYEIHSKRRNLGTVVLNNIRILPGTPIEKMARAQGVIGPDTDLLYPTYYNPQPFDRFRYKLETIQLARNVFMWQEVTHSNENTVARTPAKY
- a CDS encoding DUF2284 domain-containing protein; protein product: MHQEANRPGPQYLEDLATGYWFSEVLFTAVELDIFTHIERGGKSVEEISEILNCRPAGMERFLQALCAMGLLINYGEKYYNTGLTSEYLVAGKENYQGDSILWRKYLVSRWQDLASCLRAGGRVNYGASEEDPAQRTHRIRMYISAMDRVARTKVQEIMPFFAGLSMSGKILDVGAGSGAIAAGFLKRFPAMTATLLDLPEVLSCTQEFMQAEKLVERITFCPTNILEDWPVDTAGFDLVILSNIIHAYSEKEITGILQRASDCLKTNGLLVIHDFFLEHYPEKAALFDLNMFINTYNGKVFSCERVMQELARLNLYKTELIPLKTDTALIIAGKNKRALARLHLQPVDRLVSSIKTLGFDDVCPVSTDMVHVTDWADVKCRFGCSGYGKGHCPPNSLPPQKTRDLLKDYSRALLLKGQPPTGDFQRRVLRAEREAFKAGFHKAFVFWAGPCSLCDSCATDGKCRNTRDARPSMEGAGIDVFATVRRAGFHLEVLQDKNDFVTYFALLLLE